A portion of the Saccharomyces paradoxus chromosome XV, complete sequence genome contains these proteins:
- the MGM1 gene encoding dynamin-related GTPase MGM1 (Mitochondrial GTPase, present in complex with Ugo1p and Fzo1p~similar to YOR211C) → MSNSTPLMTIPKVANYSALIKINASPVRLFILRRRFATHPAILFGPPYIKSPLVHLHSRISTVHGTTNANTLHFVITRRSISNFPRIISKIIRLPIYVGGGMAAAGSYIAYKMEEANSFTRDKLDRIKDFGESMKEKFNKMFSGDESQNGGSGNDGTVPTATLIAATSLDDDESKKQEDPSDDDDEDDDEDEENDAVDTTQDEMLNLTKQMIEIRTILNKVDSSSAHLTLPSIVVIGSQSSGKSSVLESIVGKEFLPKGSNMVTRRPIELTLVNTPNSNNVTADFPSMRLYNIKDFKEVKRMLMELNMAVPTSEAVSEEPIQLTIKSSRVPDLSLVDLPGYIQVEAADQPIELKTKIRDLCEKYLTAPNIILAISAADVDLANSSALKASKAADPKGLRTIGVITKLDLVDPEKARSILNNKKYPLSMGYVGVITKTPSSVNRKHLGLFGETPSSLGGIFSKGQHGQNAGEENTNGLKQIMSHQFEKAYFKENKKYFANCQVSTKKLREKLIKILEISMSNALEPTSTLIQQELDDTSYLFKVEFNDRHLTPKSYLLNNIDVLKLGIKEFQEKFHRNELKSILRAELDQKVLDVLATRYWKDDNLPDLSSSKLESDTDMLYWHKKLELASSGLTKMGIGRLSTMLTTNAILKELDNILESTQLKNHELIKDLVSNTAINVLNSKYYSTADQVENCIKPFKYEIDLEERDWSLARQHSINLIKEELRQCNSRYQAIKNAVGSKKLANVMGYLENESNLQKETLGMSKLLLERGSEAIFLDKRCKVLSFRLKMLKSKCHSTIEKDRCPEVFLSAVSDKLTSTAVLFLNVELLSDFFYNFPIELDRRLTLLGDEQVEMFAKEDPKISRHIELQKRKELLELALEKIDSILVFKKSYKGVSKNL, encoded by the coding sequence ATGAGTAATTCTACTCCATTAATGACCATTCCAAAGGTGGCAAATTATAGCGCATTAATAAAAATCAACGCGAGTCCAGTACGGCTTTTCATTCTGAGGAGACGGTTCGCTACACATCCGGCTATATTGTTTGGCCCTCCTTATATCAAAAGTCCCTTGGTTCACTTACACAGCCGCATAAGCACTGTTCACGGAACAACAAATGCGAATACTCTGCATTTTGTGATTACTAGGAGatcaatatcaaattttccCAGAATCATCTCTAAAATTATTCGGCTACCCATATATGTAGGTGGCGGGATGGCTGCTGCAGGAAGTTACATAGCTTATAAGATGGAAGAAGCTAACTCTTTCACTAGGGACAAACTGGATCGAATCAAGGACTTTGGCGAATCAATGAAGGAAAAGTTTAATAAAATGTTTTCTGGCGATGAATCTCAAAATGGTGGCAGTGGAAACGATGGTACAGTGCCGACAGCCACATTGATAGCCGCTACATCACTCGACGACGATGAAAGCAAAAAGCAAGAAGACCCtagtgatgatgatgacgaagatgacgacgaagatgaagaaaacgatGCTGTGGATACAACACAAGACGAAATGTTAAACTTGACCAAACAAATGATTGAAATTAGAACTATTTTAAATAAAGTGGACTCTTCTTCTGCACATTTAACTTTACCGTCAATTGTCGTGATTGGCTCGCAATCGTCTGGTAAGTCTTCCGTACTAGAATCCATTGTTGGAAAGGAATTCTTACCAAAAGGTTCCAACATGGTCACAAGAAGGCCCATTGAGCTGACTTTGGTCAATACCCCTAATTCGAATAATGTAACAGCTGATTTCCCAAGCATGCGTTTATACAACATCAAAGACTTTAAGGAGGTGAAAAGAATGCTAATGGAACTGAATATGGCTGTTCCGACTTCGGAGGCTGTTTCTGAGGAACCTATTCAATTGACAATCAAATCATCCCGTGTTCCAGATTTGTCATTGGTCGATCTACCCGGTTATATACAAGTTGAAGCGGCAGACCAGCCAATAGAACTGAAAACCAAAATCCGAGACCTAtgtgaaaaatatttgactgcacctaatattattttaGCAATCTCTGCTGCGGATGTTGACTTGGCTAATAGCTCTGCTTTGAAAGCTTCTAAAGCAGCAGATCCTAAAGGTCTAAGAACGATAGGTGTCATTACCAAACTGGATTTGGTAGATCCtgaaaaagcaagaagtattttgaataataagaaatacCCACTTAGTATGGGCTATGTTGGGGTGATTACGAAGACACCAAGCAGTGTAAACAGGAAACACTTAGGTCTTTTCGGTGAAACACCTTCGTCATTAGGtggaatattttccaaaggCCAGCACGGTCAAAATGCGggagaagaaaataccaATGGTTTAAAACAGATTATGTCtcatcaatttgaaaaagcttattttaaagaaaacaaaaagtatTTTGCCAATTGTCAAGTTTCCACTAAGAAattgagagaaaaattgatcaaaattttggaaatttctATGTCAAATGCGCTAGAGCCGACTTCTACACTTATTCAACAGGAACTAGATGATACTTCCTATTTATTTAAAGTTGAGTTCAATGATAGGCATTTAACTCCCAAATCATAccttttgaataatatCGATGTACTAAAGTTGGGTATTaaagaatttcaagaaaaatttcacagAAATGAACTGAAATCGATTTTGAGAGCCGAATTGGATCAGAAAGTTTTAGACGTTCTGGCCACACGGTATTGGAAGGATGATAATCTCCCGGATCTATCTTCCTCTAAACTGGAGAGTGATACTGATATGCTATATTGGCATAAAAAACTGGAACTAGCATCATCTGGGTTGACCAAAATGGGTATTGGTAGACTATCTACAATGCTTACTACCAACGCCATTTTGAAGGAATTAGACAATATTTTGGAGTCTACTCAACTAAAAAATCATGAACTAATCAAAGACCTTGTTAGTAATACAGCCATTAACGTACTAAACAGTAAATACTATTCAACGGCTGATCAAGTTGAAAACTGTATTAAACCGTTTAAGTATGAAAttgatttggaagaaagagaCTGGAGTCTTGCTCGTCAACATTCTATTAATTTAATAAAGGAAGAACTGCGTCAATGTAACTCAAGGTATCAAGCAATCAAAAATGCCGTCGGGAGTAAGAAATTAGCGAATGTGATGGGCTATTTGGAAAACGAATCAAATTTGCAAAAGGAGACACTTGGTATGTCGAAATTGCTATTGGAAAGAGGCTCAGAGGCTATTTTTCTAGATAAAAGGTGCAAAGTGTTATCGTTTAGattaaaaatgttgaaaagcAAATGTCATTCAACAATTGAGAAGGACCGCTGTCCAGAGGTATTTCTATCTGCGGTTAGTGACAAGTTGACTTCCACAGCTGTTTTATTCCTTAACGTTGAATTACTGagcgattttttttataacttCCCAATAGAATTAGACAGAAGATTAACATTATTGGGAGATGAACAAGTAGAAATGTTTGCTAAGGAAGACCCAAAGATTTCAAGGCATATTGAATtgcaaaagagaaaggaaTTGCTGGAATTAGCTCTGGAAAAAATAGATTCAATCTTGGTCTTCAAGAAAAGCTATAAGGGCGTTTCCAAGAACTTATGA